GAAGTCACTTATGGAGATTAATCGGACAGCTAATTGCCAGACAATCGAAACCATGTTTGCTAATAAACTGGTCGCTTCTTTGGAGCGTTTCGAGAAAACTCGGAGTGTTGCCGGTAGAGATATTTATGACATACATCATTTCTTTATGTCTGGTTATAAATACAAGCCAGAAATTATAAAGGAGCGGCGCGGCACGTCAGTCATTGATTTTATTAAAAATCTTCTAAGCTTTATTGAGATAGAAATCACGGAGACTGTGATCGACCAGGATTTAAATTTATTACTGCCCCCGCTTAAATATAGGCAGTTAAGAAAGACTCTAAAGTCGGAAGTACTCGTCTTCCTGAAAGACGAGCTGACGCGACTCCAGCCTTAACATAATTCGGGGGGAGGGGTGGTTTATTTGCAGCAATGCTTATAAATTTTACCTCCCGTTTTTTTGATTAGTTGCTTAGTGAACTCGGTGAATTTAGCAACTATCAATCCCGCCGTAGCTTCAACGAAGGCGGATGTTGGTTAACGTGCGAAAGATGATGTTTTCGTCTCAAATGATATATAATCAACATTGTTATGACTAAAAATATGACACTGCGAAAAAATTACCAGAAATATCGAAAAAATAAGAAGTCTCATGCTTCAGCTTTAAGTTTTTTTAAGGCTTTCATGCCAGAAATGACTTTTAGGACCACTAAACTTGAGGGAGAACCTATAACCAGATCACTAATCAAACGAGTGTTTTAAATTAAGACTACTTGTAGATACTCTACCGGAATGAGTTTGGATTTAGTGCTAGAATTTATACGTGCCTCAGGACTCTGATTACGAAACTTCGAAAGGTCTTGCTTACAAGAACTACAAAGAGACCCAGCAAATCTATTGTCCATATCTTAAAACTAAGATCTCTTTCAGCAGTGATGGATTTAGACATTTAGTTTATAAGGGTGGTGGAAAGAAACGTGACGAAGAGTCTCAGCTAATGCGTTTTACACTTCTTGAAAAGGCTCGTGAAGTTTTAAGCATCACTACAACTCTTCAGGAGTATCAGTCAGAAAGTCGGGAAATGCTAGTAGAGGAACACGAGCAGAAAGTCTCCAAAATTGTGACGGTTGTATACTTTGGTTTCATAGCAATTATTGAAAACTGGAAATTTAAAGTTATTGTTAAGCAAATCGGAAAGGGCAGACCATTCTTTTGGAGTGTGATTCCCAATTGGCGGACTAGAAATAAAGAACGAATAATGTTTAAAGGGAATTTGGAGGAAGGCTAAAAGGTGCCTGCTGCAGGTACTCCCTAAAAGGGGACCGACTGGAGCCGAAGCTCACAGGCAATGCTATTATAGCATTTTCTTAGAACAAATCAACTACACTAAAAGCCTTTTTAAAAGCGTATTTTTGAGCTCACAGTTAAATATACGTTGGGTTATACCTTACACATATGTACAGAATAAATGAACTGAATAGAGTAAAATAGTGATTGACGTACTAATTTATTTGGTTTAATCTCTAATCACTATGAAACATGGTTATTCTTCAAATCTAGAATCCCTAACTCTTCAAAACTCCAGTTTTAGACATGTTATTTATACTGCTAAGTACTGTCAACTGGTTTTGATGTCTCTGTTACCTGGTGAAGAAATTGGTTCCGAAGTTCATGAAGATGGCGATCAATTTTTCCGCTTTGAAAAAGGGGATGGTAAAGTCGTTATCAACGAAACAGAGTACATAGTTTCTGACGGATCAACGGCGATCGTTCCCGCCGGAGCTCAGCACAACGTCATCAACACATCATCTACGGAGCCTCTTAAACTCTACACTTTATATTGCCCACCTCATCACCAAGACGGCATTGAGCGCGTCACTAAAGCCGAAGCTGTGGCAGATGGTCCCGAGTTCGATGGCGTAACCTCCGAATAATTAGTCGACGAAAGTTAAAGCGGTACCTTTTTTTCCAGCTCTCCCGGTTCTTCCAATGCGGTGAATGTAATCCTCGTAAGTGGCGGGCAGGTCATAATTAATAACATGACTAATATTGTCAACATCAATGCCTCTTGATGCTAAATCAGTAGCCAGTAGAATATTAATGTCATTGCGTTTAAAACTATTTAAAATTTGTTGCCGCACCCCTTGCGATTTGTTGCCATGAAGCGCCCCCACCCGTAACCCTTTGAGCATTAAATGTTTGTGAATCTTATCAATCCCATTTTTAGTCCGACCAAAAACCAAGACTTTACTAAATTCCGAGGTTTGCAGTAAAGCACTTAATTGCTCAATTTTAGTTTCTCGGTTAACTATTTTAATAATATTTTGCTCAATGTTGCTAAGGTTGTCACTCTTTTTAAGAGAGATAGTTAGCGGATTGCTTACAAAACTATTAATAATCTCAGTCACTTTAGGCGGAAAAGTCGCTGAGAAGAATAAGGATTGCCTTACTTTAGGCAGCAGATTAATAAAATATTTAATATCGTTAATAAAACCGATATCAACCATTAAATCCACCTCGTCTAAAATAAAGGTCGAAAAAGTGCTTAATTTAATGAAGCCGCGGTCTATTAAATCCTTAAGTCGGCCCGGAGTGGCAATAACTACTTGCGGATTTTGACGAAGTTCCGAAATTTGACGAAAAGAACTGGTGCCGCCCATAACGACAGTCGCATAAATCCGAGTATTCCAGCAAAAACTACGGAGCTCATCGCGAATTTGACAGGCTAATTCTCGAGTGGGAGCAACGATTAAGGCTCGGTCATTGGGATTTTTATAAAGTCTGTCGACAATTGGAATTAAAAAAGCGGCCGTTTTGCCCATACCGGTGTTAGTAACGCCGATTACGTCGCGACCGGCGATAATAGGTTCAATTGACTGATCTTGAATGGGGGTAGGAATTAAGTAGCCTTTACGTTTAATATTTTGCTTAACTACGTCAGAAATTGGAAAGTCGTTAAAACTGTGTGTAACCGGTACGTCAACTGTTATTTTTTCGTCACTGG
The sequence above is a segment of the candidate division WWE3 bacterium genome. Coding sequences within it:
- a CDS encoding cupin domain-containing protein, with translation MKHGYSSNLESLTLQNSSFRHVIYTAKYCQLVLMSLLPGEEIGSEVHEDGDQFFRFEKGDGKVVINETEYIVSDGSTAIVPAGAQHNVINTSSTEPLKLYTLYCPPHHQDGIERVTKAEAVADGPEFDGVTSE
- a CDS encoding DEAD/DEAH box helicase, yielding MAQAFRSYGPGRFRSSAGSSRNNFGSQPRYGRLIKGRPGMSRLATADINIFIKKASDEKITVDVPVTHSFNDFPISDVVKQNIKRKGYLIPTPIQDQSIEPIIAGRDVIGVTNTGMGKTAAFLIPIVDRLYKNPNDRALIVAPTRELACQIRDELRSFCWNTRIYATVVMGGTSSFRQISELRQNPQVVIATPGRLKDLIDRGFIKLSTFSTFILDEVDLMVDIGFINDIKYFINLLPKVRQSLFFSATFPPKVTEIINSFVSNPLTISLKKSDNLSNIEQNIIKIVNRETKIEQLSALLQTSEFSKVLVFGRTKNGIDKIHKHLMLKGLRVGALHGNKSQGVRQQILNSFKRNDINILLATDLASRGIDVDNISHVINYDLPATYEDYIHRIGRTGRAGKKGTALTFVD
- a CDS encoding nucleotidyl transferase AbiEii/AbiGii toxin family protein → MMPISKPADAIHKVWLYRVLTEILDNTLLSQHLYFKGGTCASMIGYLDRFSVDLDFDLKDGTAKAELRTQIYKVVKTLGLSIKDESKNALQFFLKYEAPTDSRNTLKLDINDLVPQTNDYIAKSLMEINRTANCQTIETMFANKLVASLERFEKTRSVAGRDIYDIHHFFMSGYKYKPEIIKERRGTSVIDFIKNLLSFIEIEITETVIDQDLNLLLPPLKYRQLRKTLKSEVLVFLKDELTRLQP